The Aeromicrobium yanjiei DNA segment AGGAGCGTCGTGACGAGAACGCTGAAGAAGCCGTCGCCCACCCGGCTCATTTCAGGGCGTCCTTGGCCTTGTCGATCAGGCCTTTGGTCTCCATGAGCGGGTTGGTGCCGTACAGGCGGGGATCGCCCGGCGCCAGGTCGGTGTGCTCGCCGTGTGCCTGGATCAGCGCGCTCTGGAAGTCGCCGCGGCCGTCGGGGGCCGGGCCGCTGGCCCAGCGTCCCTCGGTGGCGGCCTCGCCGTCCGAGGCCTGGATGAACACGCGGGAGAACTCGTCGAACTCCTCCTCCAGCGGGAACGCCTCGGGGACGGGCAGCCCGTCGAGGCCGTCGGCCTTGAGCTCCTCGATCGCCGACAGCCACTGCATCTGGTGCATGTGGTCGCGCGTCGTGAGGAAGCGGATGAGGTCCTTCATGCCCGGGTCGTCGGTCATGTGGAACAGGCGGGCGACCTGGAGCCGGCCCTGCATCTCGGCCGTGACGTTGAGGTGGAAGTCGGCCATGAGGTTGCCGCTCGCCGTGACGTACGCGCCCGACCACGGGATGCCGTTGCTGTCGTGCGGGTAGGCGCCGCCGCCGTTGACGATGGTGTGCTGCGGGTTCTGGTGACCGAACTCGGCCGCCTGCGTCGAGCCCGTGGTGTCATCGGCGGCCATCGGGGGCGCCTTGTCGAGCAGCTGGTCGATCGCGGTGACGATCATCTCGACGTGGCTGAGCTCCTCGGTGCCGATCGCCATCAGCATGTCCTTGTACTTGCCGGGCAGACGGGTGTTCCAGCCTTGGTAGAGGTATTGCATCGCGACGGTCATCTCGCCCCACTTGCCGCCCAGCACCTCCTGGAACTTCCGGGCGAACGCGGGGTCCGGCGCCTCAGGGCGCGCAGCGAACTGGGGTGCCTTCTGGTGCGTGAACATCTACGACTCCTCGGGTCTCGGGCGCTGTGTGCTCCCGGTAGAGACCACCTACCCGACCCCACGCGACCTGAGACATCTTTTTCTCTGCAATTCCCAGCAGTAGTTGCCACTTTCGGCAGGGGTCAACCCGGTCGGGCCTAGGCCCGACCGGGGTGTGGGAGGAGATCGTCTCGGCCGCCCTCAGCGACTCCTCGTGGCAGTCGTCGTCACCGTCATCCGGCCTTCGCCGTCTGCTCGACGTCCATGTCGTCGATCGCGAGCCGCAGGCGCGTCAGGACGCGGCGCAGCTCGCGCGAGACCTGGACCTGGGTCTTGCCCAGCCGGTCGGCGATCTGGCGCTGCGTCAGGTCCTCGAAGAATCGCAGCCGGAGCAGCTCTCGCTCCTGCAGGCTCAGATCGGCGCACGCCCCGGCCGTGGCCAAGCGCTCCTCGGCGAGGACGAAACCGCCGTCCTCGACCGCGACGTCGAGTCCGCCCGCAGTGTCATGGCCCGGCACCGGCGCGTCGAGCGAGGTCGGCGTGAAGCAGCTGCGGGCCGCCGCGGCCTCCTGCACCTCGGCGGGCGAGACCCCGAGGTGCTCGGCAAGAGTCGCGACGGACGCGGCCCCGTCCATGTGCTGGAGGTGAATCGTTGCCGCCGACAGGCGCGCCTGCAGCTCCTGGACCGAGCGGGTCGGGCGGATCGTCCAGCACGAGTCCCGGAAGTACTTCTTGATCTCGCCGAGCACCGTGACCGAGGCGTAGCCCAGGAACGATCCACGGCCGGGCTCGTACCTGCGTATCGCCCCGAGGACAGCAGCGTCGGCCACGGCTCGGAGGTCGTCGAGCTCGGCGCCGCGGTTGGCGTAGCGGTGGGCGATGCCCCACGCGAGCGGCCGGCAGCGGGTGATGACCTCACCCTCGAGCAGCTCTCGCCTGGCGTGGTCCGACGCCACCTGGGCGTCGACCACGAGGGAGCAGAGGTCAGCGTCGTCGTGGATGGTCTGGATCATGGCGCGTCCTGGAGAGTTCGCAGGTACCGGCTCATGTCTAACCGTGGACGGCTGGTTGCTCCGTCAGGGGGGTGCGTACCCCCACCCGGCACAGTTCAACCGGGTGTGATCGAACCGACTTCGGACCCTGTCCCCGCGGGGACGCCTTGGGTAGGACGGAAGACGTCCCCCACCCGCCGACCCGAGGAGGCACCCATGAAGTCGTTGAGCGTCCAGTCGCGCCGCATCGAGCACCTCCCCCTCTTCACCCGTGGGGAGGATCCGTCGACGTCCCGGGCATGAGCGCCCGCCACCACTCCCGCCTCCCGGCTGATCGGGGCCCCGATGTTCCTCATGCTCTACACGCTCATCGCCCTGGCGCTCAGCGCCCTCGTGACCACTGCGCTCGTCATCCTGATCGGTGACCTCATGGAGCGGCGGCGCGACCCACGCCGCGGACTCCCGACCTACCGGCGGATCCGACGCGACACCCACACGGCGCTCGACCTGTGCCGTCGGGCGCTTCGCCGCGACCGGGCCGGCACCCCCGACGACTGACCCTCGATTCAAGGTGGCGAACCCGGGTACGGGGGGCGAGATCAGTGAGGAGACCACATGGACGTCGCACGCATGCTGGCCGACATGGCCCTCGAGCTGGAGCAGGACGGCAACCCCACCACGATGCTCGACCGTGTCAGCCACTACGCCCGGCTGGCCGTCGGTGCCGAGGATGCCGGGATCATGCGCGTGCGGAGTCGGAAACTGGTCGAGACCCCCTCCGCGACGTCCTCCCGGGTCGACCAGGCCCACCAGCTGCAGGCGGCCTTCGACCAGGGCCCCTGCCTCGATGCGATCAAGGGACGCGCGACCTATCGCTCCGATGACGTGGCAAGCGATCTGCGGTGGCCCCAGTGGGGGCCGGCCAGTGCCGAGCTCGGGATCCGGTCGACCGTCGGCGTCCGGCTCGCCACCCGCGAGCGCGGCTTCGGATCGCTCAACGTGTACGCGGACCGGCCGAGTGCGTTCACCCCGGCGGACGAGCAGATCATCGAGCTGCTCGCGGCCCACGCGACGGCCGCCTATTCCGCGGCCGATCGTGCCGAGGGCCTGTCCAGCGCCCTCGACTCGCGCACCACGATCGGGCAGGCCCAGGGCATCTTGATGCAGAAGTTCGACATCGGCTCCGATGCCGCCTTCGACTTCCTCAAACGGATCTCCCAGCACGAGAACAAGCGCCTGCACGCGGTGGCCGAGGCCATCGTCGTCCAGACCGATTCGAACGCCCGCCCCACCGACTGACCGGATGGGTCACCCGGCCCGCATGCCCGCCGACCTGCGGACCAGCACCGGGACCGCCGCGAGCACCCCGACCGCGATCGCAGCCCACGGGACCCACCGGTCGTACGTCCATCCGAGCGCGTGGTCCAGCGAGAGGTCGCCGGGTCCGGTCAGCACCAGGACCGCCGCGACGCACGCGTACACGAGCGCGACCTCGTAGCCGCCGAGGTGCGCCCACAGGCCCTTCGAGAAGTTCGCGGCCGCCGCGACGATCATGGTGCCGATCGCCACCGCCCCGCCCAGCGGGGTGAGCAGCCCGAGCGCGAGAAGGGTGGCGGCCACGGTCTCGGACACGCCGGCCATCAGCACCATCGGACGTCCCGGGCGGAAGCCGAGCGTCTCGAACAGCGCGCCGGTCCCGGCCACGCCCATCCCGCGGAACCATCCCAGCAGCTTCTGGGCGGCGTGCCCGAGGAGCAGCAGCGCGATCAGCAGCCTCAGGA contains these protein-coding regions:
- a CDS encoding DoxX family protein; protein product: MTETLDLGLLVLRLLIALLLLGHAAQKLLGWFRGMGVAGTGALFETLGFRPGRPMVLMAGVSETVAATLLALGLLTPLGGAVAIGTMIVAAAANFSKGLWAHLGGYEVALVYACVAAVLVLTGPGDLSLDHALGWTYDRWVPWAAIAVGVLAAVPVLVRRSAGMRAG
- a CDS encoding sigma-70 family RNA polymerase sigma factor; the protein is MIQTIHDDADLCSLVVDAQVASDHARRELLEGEVITRCRPLAWGIAHRYANRGAELDDLRAVADAAVLGAIRRYEPGRGSFLGYASVTVLGEIKKYFRDSCWTIRPTRSVQELQARLSAATIHLQHMDGAASVATLAEHLGVSPAEVQEAAAARSCFTPTSLDAPVPGHDTAGGLDVAVEDGGFVLAEERLATAGACADLSLQERELLRLRFFEDLTQRQIADRLGKTQVQVSRELRRVLTRLRLAIDDMDVEQTAKAG
- a CDS encoding manganese catalase family protein; its protein translation is MFTHQKAPQFAARPEAPDPAFARKFQEVLGGKWGEMTVAMQYLYQGWNTRLPGKYKDMLMAIGTEELSHVEMIVTAIDQLLDKAPPMAADDTTGSTQAAEFGHQNPQHTIVNGGGAYPHDSNGIPWSGAYVTASGNLMADFHLNVTAEMQGRLQVARLFHMTDDPGMKDLIRFLTTRDHMHQMQWLSAIEELKADGLDGLPVPEAFPLEEEFDEFSRVFIQASDGEAATEGRWASGPAPDGRGDFQSALIQAHGEHTDLAPGDPRLYGTNPLMETKGLIDKAKDALK
- a CDS encoding GAF and ANTAR domain-containing protein → MDVARMLADMALELEQDGNPTTMLDRVSHYARLAVGAEDAGIMRVRSRKLVETPSATSSRVDQAHQLQAAFDQGPCLDAIKGRATYRSDDVASDLRWPQWGPASAELGIRSTVGVRLATRERGFGSLNVYADRPSAFTPADEQIIELLAAHATAAYSAADRAEGLSSALDSRTTIGQAQGILMQKFDIGSDAAFDFLKRISQHENKRLHAVAEAIVVQTDSNARPTD